A stretch of DNA from Nocardioides sp. Arc9.136:
CTGATCAACGACCTGTCGTTCTCGCTCCCGCGCGCCGGCATCGTCGGCGTCATCGGCCCCAACGGCGTCGGCAAGACCACGCTGTTCCGGATGATCACCGGCAACGAGGAGCCCGACGGCGGCGAGCTCAACGTGGGCCAGACCGTGAAGATCTCCTACGTCGACCAGAGCCGCGGCGGCCTGGACCCGCAGAAGAACGTCTGGGAGGTCGTCTCGGACGGCCTGGACTTCATCAAGGTCGCGAACTTCGAGATGAACTCCCGGGCCTACGTCGCCTCGTTCGGCTTCAAGGGCCCCGACCAGCAGAAGAAGTCCGGCGTGCTGTCCGGTGGCGAGCGCAACCGCCTGAACCTCGCGCTCACCCTGAAGATGGGCGGCAACCTGCTGCTGCTCGACGAGCCGACCAACGACCTGGACGTCGAGACGCTGTCCTCCCTCGAGGACGCGCTGCTCGACTTCCCCGGCTGCGCCGTGGTCACCTCCCACGACCGGTGGTTCCTCGACCGGGTCGCCACGCACATCCTCGCGTGGGAGGGCGACAACGAGGACCAGGCCAAGTGGTTCTGGTTCGAGGGCAACTTCGCGGCGTACGAGGAGAACAAGGTCGAGCGCCTCGGTGTCGAGGCCGCCCGCCCGCACCGCGTGACGCACCGCCGCCTCACCCGCGACTGACGGCGACCGCCGGGCCTGCGGGCCCGGCGCGTCCGGCGGGTCGCCCAGACCACACCACGGGACTCATAACCACCGGGTCCCGTGGTCGTTGGCACCCACGACAGGCCGTCGTCCGGCGGCCGTCCTGGGGGGAGGACCCATGAGGATCCGGCGCTCTGCCGTCGTCAGCTCACTGGTGGTCGCGCTGGGGGTCGCGGCCGCCGTCGTCGTCGCACCCCTGCTCAGCTCGGGTGCCGACGGCGGCACCGAGGAGCAGGCGACCACCATCCGCAGCACCCTGGCCGGCCAGTCGGTGCGGCTCTCGGTCCCCGGGGACGACCCGAAGGGCCTGGTCATCTGGTTCCACGGCCAGGGGGGCGGCGTCAACGACCGCGTCGACGGGCCGTGGCTCGACGCGCTGAGGCGCGACGGCTGGGCGGTCGCGTCCTCGGAGTTCCACTCCCAGTCGTGGGGCAACGAGGCCTCCACCAAGGACACCCGGCTGCTCGTGGAGTGGGCCGAGAAGCAGGTCGGCACGAAGGCCCGCGTCTGGGTCTCGGGCTCGATGGGCGCCTCGATCGCGCTCAACGCCCTCACCCACGGCGTCAAGGCGCCGGCCTGCTGGTACGGCGTGAAGCCGGCGCTCGACCTGACCCAGATGGACCAGGTCCCCGGCGGTCCGGGCTACATCCGGCGCGCCTACGGCGGCGGGTCGGTCCCGGCCGACCGCAACCCGATCCAGAACGTCGAGCGGCTCCCGGGCGAGACCCGCTACCGCGTGGTGTCCTCCCGGCAGGACGAGTGGGTGCCGTGGCAGGAGAACACCCAGCCGCTCGTGCAGCAGCTGGAGTCGCGCGACGTCGCCGTCAGCGTGCTGGACGTCAAGGGCGGCCACGCGGACCCCTCGCACTGGGACGCGGCCGACCTGGTGTCGTACGCGAGCTCGTGCGTCGGCAAGGGCGCCTGACCCGCGCCTGACCCGCTCCGGGAGGGTCCGGCCCGGTCCGGCCGCGGCTCAGCGCTGGCGGATCTCCATCTCCGGGTGGGCCGTCACGAGGTGGTCGGCCGCGGCGCCCATGACCCGGCCGAGGGCGGCGAAGTCGTCCTCGCTCGCGAGGTCGACGAGGTGGTCGCGGACGCCCTGCACGTGCACGGGCGCGGCCCGGCGCAGCAGGTCCAGGCCCTTCTCGGTGAGGGTGCAGACGATGCCGCGACCGTCCTCGGGGGAGCTGGAGCGGCGCACGAGGCCGGCCTTCTCCATCCGGGCGACGGTGTGGGTGACCCGGCTGCGGCTGTGCGCGAGCGCGTCCGCGAGCTGCGCCATCCGCATCTGCCCGTCCCGCTCGGAGAGCCGCACCAGGATCTCGTACTCCACCAGCGAGATGTCGAAGCCGGCGCGCAGGTCGTCGTCGAGCCGGTCGAAGAGGAGGGTCGTCCCCATGACCAGGGACCGCCACGCCCACTGCTGCCGGTCGTCGAGCCACTGCGGTCCGGTCGCCTCTGCCACGGGGTCACTCTAGGCGGGCGGGACGCCGGTCGGCCGCATCCCGGCGCGCCCGTCGGGACCCGCTGCAGGATCGGTGTGGCGCACGACCGCGCCCAGCGGCGTGGCCGGGCAAGCAGAACGCCTGGCCACATTCCGTGGCCAGGCGTTCGCGGGGTCCAGCGACGAGCGGGTGCTCAGATCCGCTCGAGGACCATGGCCATGCCCTGGCCGCCACCGACGCAGAGCGTGATGAGGCCGGTGGTCTTGTCGTGCCAGTCCAGGCTGTTGAGCATGGTGTTCTGGAGCCGGGCACCGGTCATGCCGAACGGGTGGCCGACGGCGATCGCGCCGCCGTTCACGCTGAGCCGGTCCAGGTCGATGCCGAGCTCCTGGTAGGACGGGATCACCTGGGCGGCGAACGCCTCGTTGATCTCGACCAGGTCGATGTCGTTGATGCTCATCCCGGCGAGCTTCAGCGCCCGCTTGGTCGCCTCGACCGGGCCGAGGCCCATGATCTCCGGGGAGAGGCCCGAGACGCCGGTGGAGACGATCCGCGCGAGCGGCGTGATCCCGAGCTCGGCGGCCTTGGTGTCCGACATCATCACGACGGCGGCGGCGCCGTCGTTGAGCGGGCAGCAGTTGCCCGCGGTCACGACGCCGTCGGGGCGGAAGACCGGCTTGAGCTCGGAGAGCGCCTCGAAGGTGACACCGGCCCGGGGGCCGTCGTCGGTCGAGACCACGGTGCCGTCGGGCGTGGTGATCGGCGTGATCTCACGTGCCCAGAAGCCGTCCTTGATGGCCTTCTCGGCGAGGTTCTGCGAGCGCGCGGCGTACCGGTCGGACTCCTCGCGGGTCACGCCGCGCAGGCGCGCGACGTTCTCAGCGGTCTGGCCCATGGCGATGTAGACGTCGGGCAGGACGCCGTCCTCGCGCGGGTCGTGCCAGTCGACGCCGCCCTCGGCCATCTGCTTGGTGCGGGCCTTCGCGTCCTCGAACTTCGGGTTGTGGGTGTCGGGCCAGTGGTCCGAGGTGCCCTTCGCGAAGCGCGACACGGTCTCGACGCCGGCGGAGATGAACACGTCGCCCTCGCCGGCCTTGATCGCGTGGAAGGCCATCCGCGAGGTCTGCACCGAGGAGGCGCAGTAGCGCGTCACGGTCGCGCCCGGGACGGCGTCCATGTCGTTGAGGACGTTGACGATCTTGGCCATGTTGTTGCCGGACTCGCCGCCCGGCAGGCCACAGCCGAGGTACAGGTCGTCGACGGTGCTGGGGTCGAGCTCCGGGATCTTGTCCAGGGCGGCCTTGACGACCTGGGCGGCCAGGTCGTCGGGGCGGATGTCCTTCAGCGAGCCCTTGTTCGCTCGGCCGATGGGCGAACGGGTGGCAGAGACGATGACGGCTTCGGGCATGCAGAACTCCGATCTCGGGGGATGTGCCGCCTCAGACTAGATCAGCGCCGGCTGGAAGGATCTGCGGTGTGAGACACGTCTACGAGTGCCCGACCCGCTGGGGCGACATGGACCTGCTGGGCCACGTCAACAACGTCGTCTACGTCGACTACCTGCAGGAGGCGCGCGTCGACATGCTGCGCACCCACGGGCGCTCCCGCGACGCCGAGGAGCTCGCCGAGGGTGCGGTCGTCGTGCGCAACGAGGTGACCTACCGGGCGCCGCTGTTCTTCGACTTCCGGCCGGTGCTCGTCGAGTGCTGGGTCACCGAGCTGCGGGCCGCCACGTTCACGCTCGCCTACGAGGTCTTCCACGAGCACGAGGACGGCTCGCGCACGGTCTACCTCCAGGCCGCGACCGTCCTGACGCCGTACGTCTTCGCCGAGGAGCGCCCGCGGCGGCTCACCGCCGAGGAGCGTGCCGGCCTGGCGGTCTACCTCGAGCCGGCCGAGGCGTCCCCGCGGGTGGCCGTCGCCGCCCGGCCGGCGGGCGCCGGCCACTACCCCGTGCAGGTCCGCTTCTCCGACGTGGACGTCTACCGCCACGTCAACAACGTGACGTACTTCGAGTACTTCCAGGAGGCGCGCATCCACTACTTCGAGCAGCTGTGGGGCGAGCTGCGACGGACGCTGGAGCAGCCGCTGCTGGTCGTCGCCCGCAAGGAGGTCGACTACCGCGTGCCGGTGCTGCACCGGCCCGCGCCGTACGACGCGTGGTCGTGGATCTCGCGCGTGGGCACGACGTCGTTCGACGTCCGGTCCGAGCTGGCCGACGGCGACACGCTGCTCGCCCGCGCGCACACGACCATCGTGGTGGTCGACCGGGAGGCTCAGCGCCCGACGCCGCCCCCGCCGCCGTTCCGTGAGGCGTTGGTCGCCGCGCTGGCCTGAGCCGCGCCGGCGGCCGGGTCCGGCCCGTCCGGCTGGTGCGGAGGGCCGTCGAGCAGGCCCAGGCCCCGCAGTCGGCGCAGGCCCCGGTGCCGGGCGACCCGGACGGCGACCGCGCTGATGTCGAGGGCCCGGGCCGTCGCCTCGGTGTCGAGGCCGACCACCTCCAGGCACCCGATGACGTCCCGCTCGCGCGGCGGGAGCTGGGCGAGCACCTGGCGGACCCAGTCCTTGCCCACCAGGTAGGTCTCCGGCGCCTCGGCGACCTCCCGCACCTGCTCGTCGGCGGTCGGGTCGGTGCGCCGCCGGTCGCTCTTGCGGCGCGCGTTCATGCCGACGTTGCGGGCGATGCCGAACAGCCACCCCGCGAACTGCTCGCCGGTGCCGGTGAACTCGTGGATCTTGCCCGCCGCGGTCAGCCACGCCTCGGAGGCGACGTCCTCCGCGGCCATGGCCGAGTCGCCGGAGGGACGCGTCTGCAACCACACGACGAGACGCCCGGCGTGGTCGACGTACAACCTCCGCCAGGCGTCCTGGTCGCCTTCCTTGGCGCGGGTGATCAGCTCGTCGTCTGAGTCCACCCGCGGTCCCCGCTGCCGGCACCCTTGCCGCCGTTGCCCTGCCCGTTGGCGTTGCCCTGCCCGTTCCCGTTGGCGTTGCCTTGGCCGTTGGTGTCGCCCTGGCCGTTGCCTTGGCCACCGCCCGGCTCGCCGCCGCCGTTCCCGACCTCGGTTCCAGGCCCGTTCGCCGGACCCTGGGCGTTGCCGCCGCTCGGGTTGCCGCTGCCGCCGTTGCCGTTGTTGGCGGGGTTGCCCGAACCGGGGCCCTGGCCGTTGGACTGGCCGCCGCCCTGGCCCTGGCCGAGCCCGGGGTTGTTCCCGGGGCCGTAGCCCGGCCCGTTGCCGTTGCCGGGACCGTTCGCGTTCCCAGGACCGGTGTCGCCGGCGGGTGTGCTCGATCCGGCGGAGGGGACCGTTGAGGTGCCCGGCCCGCCCGGCCCCACGGGGGAGGTGCTGACGGGCGAGCCGGGCGTCGCGGGCCCCGAGGCGCCGGGCGCACCCGGCGACCGCGAGGGGTTCCGCGACGGCCCGCCGGAAGGCGCCGACCCGTCGGTCGGCGTGGAGCTGCCCGGCGGGGCGCTGGGTACGTCCGGCTGGACCGGTTCCTGCGTCGGCCGCGGCTCCGGGGGAGCCGAGCGCTCGTGGTCGACGACGGCGGCGATGGCAGCGCCGCTGCCCGCGAGGGCGGCGACCGAGGCGACGGCGAGCGCGGCGCGGATGCGCGCCGGTCGCCGGGTGCGGGGAGACGGTGCGGACGCTGCGGCCAGCGAGGCCAGGCGCGCGACCAGAGCGTCGTCGGGTCGCAGGTCGGGGGGATCCACCCGCAACCGTTCCGTGCTCGGTCGTGCCATCTCTCGCTGCCTCCGTCCGCGTGCAGAACGGTAACGCCTGGAGCGCCACCGCGGCGCCTGCGCACCACTGGTCCAGCCGGGCGGAGTGCCCGGTCGTCGCTACTTGTCGCCAGGCACGTCGGGCGTTACAGCGGGCGTGCCTGTGCCCCGCCGGTTGGTTGCTCCGGCGGGTTGTGGGGTCTCGACGACGCTCGCTGGCGCTCGCTGCTCGACCAGCAGTGCGGCGGGGGTCTCGGCGACACTGCGCCAGGCCCGCGGCTGCGTACGGCCGCTCCCGGCGGGCGCCCGACGCTAGGGTCCGGGCGTGAGCCCGATCGCCCGCCTGGTCAACCGTGCCGTCCACGCCGGGTGGAGGTGGGTGGACCGGGCCGGGGAGATCGTGCCGGGGACCCGGGCGGCGCGCGAGTTCGGGAGCTTCGGGGCCGGGTCGTGCATCGACTTCCCGCCGGCGACGATCCTCGGCGCCGGCTCGATCCACCTGGGGTCGGGGACGCTGGTCGGGCGGCAGGTGACGCTGTCGGTCGGGTGGGGGACCGGCGAGCAGGTGCTGCCCCCGCGCGGTCTGGTGATCGGCGACCGGTGCATCCTCGGCGCCCGCACGAGCATCACGGCCCACGAGTCGATCGAGATCGGCGACGACGTGTTCTGCGGGCAGGGGGTGTTCGTCACGGACGCGAGCCACGGCTACCAGGTGCCGGACCGGCCGGTGGGGGCGCAGTTCGGGGCCTCCGACCCGGTCGTGGTCGGGGCGGGCTCGTGGATCGGGCACCACGCCGTGCTGCTCCCCGGGACGCGGCTGGGGCGCAACGTGGTCGTGGCGGCCGGGTCGATCGTCCGCGGGGTGGTCGAGGACCACGCCGTGGTGGCGGGCAACCCGGCGCGGGTGGTGCGCCGCTACGAGCCGGGGGTCGGCTGGGTCGGGTCCAACGGCGACGTGCGACCGGTGCTGGCCGACGACCTGGACGGCCTCACCCGGGCCGCGACCGGCTGAGCCTCAGGACGCCGCAGGCGGCTCGTCGAGGGTGTTGACCATGAACTGGGCGGCATGGGTGACGTACTCCCAGAACTGCGCGTCCTGCTCCGGGGTGAGGTCGACCGAGTCGAGCCCGGCGCGGAAGTGCCGAAGCCAGTGGTCGCGCGACTCCGGCGTCACCTGGAACGGCGCGTGCCGCATCCGCAGGCGGGGGTGGCCGCGGGTCTCGGAGTACGTCGTGGGACCGCCCCAGTACTGCACGAGGAACAGCAGGAAGCGCTCCTCGGCCGGGCCGAGGTCCTCCTCGGGGTACATCGGGCGCAGCACCTCGTCGGTCGCCACGCCCTCGTAGAACTTCGCGACGATCCTCCGGAACGTCTCGAAGCCGCCGATCTCCTCGTAGAACGTGGTCACACGTCCATTCTGCCGACGGCCGTCCAGCCCGTTGAATCCGCGTGCGAGACTCGCGACGAACGGGCCTCCCGGCCCGCCCACCGACGACAAGTCACAGGAGTGATCGACGCATGGCAACGACGCGCACCGCGCAGACCACCTGGCAGGGCTCGCTCCAGGAGGGCTCCGGCTCCGTGGAGCTCCAGTCCTCCGGCGTGGGGACCTTCGACGTCTCCTGGCCCTCCCGGGCCGAGTCGGCGAACGGGAAGACCAGCCCCGAGGAGCTCATCGCCGCGGCGCACTCCTCGTGCTTCTCCATGGCGCTCTCCGCCGCCCTCTCCAAGGCCGGCACCCCGCCGACCACGCTCGAGACCAGCGCCGAGGTCGAGCTGACCCCCGGCACCGGCATCACGGGCATCAAGCTCACCGTGGTCGGCACCGTCGAGGGCGTCACCGAGGAGCAGTTCGTCGAGGCCGCGAACGGCGCCAAGGAGGGCTGCCCGGTCAGCCAGGCGCTGGCCGGCACGACGATCACGCTGGACGCCTCGCTCAAGGGCTGACCGGCTCCACGCCGTACGACGCACAGCGGCCCGCCCGGTGATCCGGGCGGGCCGCTGTCGTGCTCGGTGTCGGGTGCGGGGTCAGACCTTCTCGGTGGCGTCCGCGCCCGCGGCGTCGGCGTCCGCGGCGACCGGCGGCTGGGCCTTCTCGTCGTCGCGGTGCCACACCACGCGCTGGGCGAACGGGATCTCGATGCCCTCGTGGTCGAAGCGGGCCTTGATCCGCTGGCGCAGCTCGCGGGCCACGCCCCACTGCTCCATCGGCGCGGTCTTGACCATCACCCGCAGGGTGACCGAGTCGGCCGCGAGCACCTCCACGCCGGTCACCTCGGGCTCCTCGATGACCACGTTGCGGAAGTCGTCGTCCTCCCACATGCCGTGGCTGACGTCGCGCAGCACCTCCTGGACCCGGACCAGGTCCTCGCCGTAGGCGACGTTGACGTCCACGACGGCGCGGGACCAGTTCTGGCTCATGTTGCCGACGCGGAGGATCTCCCCGTTGGGGACGTACCAGACGGTGCCGTTGAGGTCGCGCAGCCGCGTCACCCGGAGGCTGACCGCCTCGATGGTGCCGGTGGCCTCGCCCACGTCCACGACGTCGCCGACGCCGTACTGGTCCTCGAAGATCATGAAGATGCCGGACAGGAAGTCCTTGACCAGCGACTGGGCGCCGAAGCCGAGCGCGACGCCGACGATGCCGGCGCTGGCGATGATCGGGGCGATGTTGACGCCCAGCTCGCTGAGGACCATGGTGCCGACGATCGCCACCAGGATGCCGGTGATCACGCTCTTGAGCAGGTCGCCCATGGTCTTGGCGCGCTGCACCCGGCGGGTCTGGGTGGCGGCGTCGCGGGCCGCGACGGCATGGACGGCCTTGCCGCGCTTCGGGAGGCGGGTCACCCGGTCGGGGAGCACGCCGTCCTCGGCACTGGCGACCAGCCGGTCG
This window harbors:
- a CDS encoding OsmC family peroxiredoxin; this translates as MATTRTAQTTWQGSLQEGSGSVELQSSGVGTFDVSWPSRAESANGKTSPEELIAAAHSSCFSMALSAALSKAGTPPTTLETSAEVELTPGTGITGIKLTVVGTVEGVTEEQFVEAANGAKEGCPVSQALAGTTITLDASLKG
- a CDS encoding thioesterase family protein, which produces MRHVYECPTRWGDMDLLGHVNNVVYVDYLQEARVDMLRTHGRSRDAEELAEGAVVVRNEVTYRAPLFFDFRPVLVECWVTELRAATFTLAYEVFHEHEDGSRTVYLQAATVLTPYVFAEERPRRLTAEERAGLAVYLEPAEASPRVAVAARPAGAGHYPVQVRFSDVDVYRHVNNVTYFEYFQEARIHYFEQLWGELRRTLEQPLLVVARKEVDYRVPVLHRPAPYDAWSWISRVGTTSFDVRSELADGDTLLARAHTTIVVVDREAQRPTPPPPPFREALVAALA
- a CDS encoding mechanosensitive ion channel family protein encodes the protein MFSATAAPCEEGEQTCEVALDLFGNDTVAQVADVIIGKPLAVTVLLVLGLLVRWALHKVVDRLVASAEDGVLPDRVTRLPKRGKAVHAVAARDAATQTRRVQRAKTMGDLLKSVITGILVAIVGTMVLSELGVNIAPIIASAGIVGVALGFGAQSLVKDFLSGIFMIFEDQYGVGDVVDVGEATGTIEAVSLRVTRLRDLNGTVWYVPNGEILRVGNMSQNWSRAVVDVNVAYGEDLVRVQEVLRDVSHGMWEDDDFRNVVIEEPEVTGVEVLAADSVTLRVMVKTAPMEQWGVARELRQRIKARFDHEGIEIPFAQRVVWHRDDEKAQPPVAADADAAGADATEKV
- a CDS encoding S9 family peptidase produces the protein MRIRRSAVVSSLVVALGVAAAVVVAPLLSSGADGGTEEQATTIRSTLAGQSVRLSVPGDDPKGLVIWFHGQGGGVNDRVDGPWLDALRRDGWAVASSEFHSQSWGNEASTKDTRLLVEWAEKQVGTKARVWVSGSMGASIALNALTHGVKAPACWYGVKPALDLTQMDQVPGGPGYIRRAYGGGSVPADRNPIQNVERLPGETRYRVVSSRQDEWVPWQENTQPLVQQLESRDVAVSVLDVKGGHADPSHWDAADLVSYASSCVGKGA
- a CDS encoding MarR family winged helix-turn-helix transcriptional regulator, producing the protein MAEATGPQWLDDRQQWAWRSLVMGTTLLFDRLDDDLRAGFDISLVEYEILVRLSERDGQMRMAQLADALAHSRSRVTHTVARMEKAGLVRRSSSPEDGRGIVCTLTEKGLDLLRRAAPVHVQGVRDHLVDLASEDDFAALGRVMGAAADHLVTAHPEMEIRQR
- a CDS encoding DapH/DapD/GlmU-related protein produces the protein MSPIARLVNRAVHAGWRWVDRAGEIVPGTRAAREFGSFGAGSCIDFPPATILGAGSIHLGSGTLVGRQVTLSVGWGTGEQVLPPRGLVIGDRCILGARTSITAHESIEIGDDVFCGQGVFVTDASHGYQVPDRPVGAQFGASDPVVVGAGSWIGHHAVLLPGTRLGRNVVVAAGSIVRGVVEDHAVVAGNPARVVRRYEPGVGWVGSNGDVRPVLADDLDGLTRAATG
- a CDS encoding globin gives rise to the protein MTTFYEEIGGFETFRRIVAKFYEGVATDEVLRPMYPEEDLGPAEERFLLFLVQYWGGPTTYSETRGHPRLRMRHAPFQVTPESRDHWLRHFRAGLDSVDLTPEQDAQFWEYVTHAAQFMVNTLDEPPAAS
- a CDS encoding RNA polymerase sigma factor; the encoded protein is MDSDDELITRAKEGDQDAWRRLYVDHAGRLVVWLQTRPSGDSAMAAEDVASEAWLTAAGKIHEFTGTGEQFAGWLFGIARNVGMNARRKSDRRRTDPTADEQVREVAEAPETYLVGKDWVRQVLAQLPPRERDVIGCLEVVGLDTEATARALDISAVAVRVARHRGLRRLRGLGLLDGPPHQPDGPDPAAGAAQASAATNASRNGGGGGVGR
- a CDS encoding acetyl-CoA C-acetyltransferase, translating into MPEAVIVSATRSPIGRANKGSLKDIRPDDLAAQVVKAALDKIPELDPSTVDDLYLGCGLPGGESGNNMAKIVNVLNDMDAVPGATVTRYCASSVQTSRMAFHAIKAGEGDVFISAGVETVSRFAKGTSDHWPDTHNPKFEDAKARTKQMAEGGVDWHDPREDGVLPDVYIAMGQTAENVARLRGVTREESDRYAARSQNLAEKAIKDGFWAREITPITTPDGTVVSTDDGPRAGVTFEALSELKPVFRPDGVVTAGNCCPLNDGAAAVVMMSDTKAAELGITPLARIVSTGVSGLSPEIMGLGPVEATKRALKLAGMSINDIDLVEINEAFAAQVIPSYQELGIDLDRLSVNGGAIAVGHPFGMTGARLQNTMLNSLDWHDKTTGLITLCVGGGQGMAMVLERI